A region from the Aphis gossypii isolate Hap1 chromosome 1, ASM2018417v2, whole genome shotgun sequence genome encodes:
- the LOC114125384 gene encoding uncharacterized protein LOC114125384 produces the protein MPIMILGLSGSRATSDPSLPLMFLLILLPLTYSYSINVLESESENAQFMEKLPVTYQENLELLDTVLALEEQWSPVWSEELHLEELLEEEKLVNEFCPLTFEYGETVNTLNYIKWVKKHCSHSGMHVAFAVKLLGYSVKCLFYKNAIAQFTSIKNLKKEDSQFTEYDTHLQHLIDDSHMFADRMASVHVSLVDLIEWTKTYEELKKLLNDYKLMPEDKQFQSRKKKKFLDGITKTASKIVEDVEEKLDSLCSVPAKINWYDFENKKSVELFIDREKISEEEIKEVSKEGITVPTDQSSSSDLPVEYVLTDPILKKADELRKMFHKIFDKLLLGKLPLEVWELVFQNYILVYSN, from the coding sequence ATGCCGATAATGATACTGGGTCTCAGTGGTAGCCGCGCTACTTCTGACCCGTCGCTGCCACTGATGTTTCTGCTAATTTTGCTACCCTTAACGTACAGTTACAGCATCAATGTTCTCGAATCGGAATCAGAGAACGCTCAGTTTATGGAAAAACTTCCGGTCACGTACCAAGAAAATTTAGAATTGTTGGATACCGTTCTAGCACTTGAAGAACAATGGTCACCTGTTTGGAGCGAAGAGCTCCATTTGGAGGAGTTGCTTGAAGAAGAAAAACTGGTCAATGAGTTCTGTCCATTAACGTTTGAATATGGAGAAACGGTGAACACGCTCAATTACATCAAATGGGTAAAGAAACACTGCTCGCATTCCGGCATGCACGTAGCATTTGCCGTAAAGTTGCTGGGTTATTCGGTCAAGTGTTTGTTCTACAAAAACGCCATAGCTCAATTTACctcaataaaaaatctaaaaaaagaaGATTCGCAGTTTACGGAGTACGACACGCACCTGCAACACCTGATTGACGATAGTCATATGTTCGCCGATCGGATGGCCAGTGTACACGTGAGTCTCGTCGACCTGATTGAGTGGACCAAGACATAtgaggaattaaaaaaattgttgaatgattacaaattaatGCCGGAGGACAAACAATTtcaatcaagaaaaaaaaaaaaatttttagatgGTATTACTAAGACAGCCTCTAAAATTGTCGAAGATGTGGAGGAAAAGTTGGATTCATTATGTAGTGTCCCGGCAAAAATCAATTGGTACgactttgaaaataaaaagtctGTGGAGCTGTTTATCGATAGAGAAAAAATATCTGAAGAGGAGATAAAAGAAGTATCCAAAGAGGGGATTACGGTTCCTACAGACCAGTCATCGTCCTCCGATTTGCCAGTTGAATATGTCCTCACGGACCCAATATTGAAGAAAGCTGACGAATTGCGAAAGATGTTCCACAAGATATTCGATAAACTACTGCTCGGAAAATTACCATTGGAGGTTTGGGAACTAgtatttcaaaactatatacttgtatattctaattaa
- the LOC114125381 gene encoding uncharacterized protein LOC114125381, whose product MYADKGLAVLLLALSAAVAHKEGWPRSKQGRIYRPNLGPRRLIQHVMMHEVQWAKVLKEQVKVLGAPPYGGSLNYENDDKGPMILLPPEPKSVVEQGDDEKKEIAGAIASYTVRVIVATVARHFMSVGSFVEYAVEALRLATSCYTMKQSVLQISTISMMMVKEHNVLDVLAALIALKKNMVAYIDLLAFWPNDNITVLYNFYWEVVDIIQDERITSLNQINYTVKMAFDLFENTEYLENVIDEQCSDMTLSEDEFFQDIFGVAPRPPLIVDPYIDFLVDLKDLKRMGLKHMKHMDRYVKKLKINTMPSRLWSSVFLVKGYLEETRSDLSETITEVEKEMSEEYPKTAETISGPSVDSRAMEPSPEGSESADTTP is encoded by the coding sequence atgtacgccGATAAAGGTTTGGCGGTACTGTTGCTGGCGCTCTCGGCTGCCGTAGCACACAAGGAGGGGTGGCCACGGAGCAAACAGGGACGGATTTACCGACCGAACTTGGGCCCGAGGCGGCTGATCCAACACGTGATGATGCACGAGGTACAGTGGGCGAAAGTGCTGAAAGAACAAGTCAAGGTGCTTGGCGCCCCACCGTACGGCGGAAGCTTGAACTATGAAAACGATGATAAAGGGCCTATGATTCTGCTGCCTCCGGAACCGAAGTCGGTCGTCGAGCAAGGAGATgacgaaaaaaaagaaatcgcTGGTGCGATCGCGTCTTATACCGTCCGCGTCATCGTCGCCACAGTGGCCAGACATTTCATGAGCGTCGGGTCGTTCGTCGAGTACGCTGTAGAGGCCCTGCGGCTGGCGACTTCGTGCTACACGATGAAGCAATCGGTGTTGCAGATCAGCACCATTTCGATGATGATGGTCAAGGAACATAACGTGCTGGACGTGTTGGCTGCTCTCATAGCGCTTAAAAAGAACATGGTCGCGTACATTGACCTGCTTGCTTTCTGGCCAAACGACAACATTACTGTCCTATACAACTTCTACTGGGAGGTGGTCGACATCATTCAGGACGAAAGGATAACGTCGTTGAACCAAATCAATTATACGGTAAAAATGGCCTTcgatttgtttgaaaataccGAATATCTCGAAAATGTAATCGATGAGCAGTGCAGTGATATGACATTGAGTGAAGACGAGTTTTTCCAAGATATTTTTGGCGTTGCCCCGAGGCCGCCGCTGATTGTCGATCCGTACATAGATTTTTTAGTGGACTTAAAAGATCTGAAGCGCATGGGCTTAAAACACATGAAGCACATGGACCGGTACGTCAAGAAGCTGAAAATCAACACTATGCCCTCCCGTTTGTGGTCGTCGGTGTTCTTAGTTAAAGGATATCTGGAAGAGACCAGAAGCGACCTATCTGAAACCATCACGGAAGTTGAGAAAGAGATGAGTGAAGAGTACCCGAAAACAGCAGAAACAATTTCCGGACCTTCTGTAGATAGTCGTGCAATGGAACCGTCACCCGAAGGATCTGAATCAGCAGATACTACGCCATAA
- the LOC114125377 gene encoding uncharacterized protein LOC114125377, which yields MMRPLPVLVPALLACCFPWSLWPRCTAFMVTDVEHPEPSFASRMELFEHVLLNDDRWFQVLKEKVNVDKVRVRYEETDNNKKVLDDHFRLVEEGLKETTALAVLQKLMDQCPWSGTCVNYTASVLSNAFTCHTYNNMAFVLSRLKEVDTTARNNMEVGTKHERLDDMLEDVRMTFEVFMDKMAVVDGDLKVLSSGLYDYDSGHEEGSDIVQINVLEALLKEVDEKLADDCHKTSEEEIIGYMKQCYTAQIGEHQSLDAALTDFNNLISCVIEIYDLFNVQTMPMETWLRVLEYRVPISKKINLFVDDKAYERTRESAMSERLKAAIKQARTEESEEQAALKKIKKKEKKEEKLKKKALKEKLKLEEKQSSSKPPEEIEETQG from the coding sequence ATGATGCGCCCACTGCCGGTGCTGGTGCCGGCGCTGCTGGCGTGCTGCTTCCCGTGGTCACTGTGGCCGCGATGCACCGCGTTCATGGTAACGGACGTCGAGCATCCCGAACCGTCGTTCGCCAGCCGGATGGAGCTGTTCGAGCACGTGTTGCTCAACGACGACCGGTGGTTTCAGGTGCTCAAGGAGAAGGTGAATGTGGACAAGGTCCGGGTGCGCTACGAGGAGACGGATAACAACAAGAAGGTCCTGGACGACCACTTTCGACTGGTGGAAGAAGGCCTCAAGGAGACGACGGCTCTGGCCGTGCTACAGAAACTGATGGACCAGTGCCCGTGGTCGGGGACGTGCGTCAACTACACCGCGTCCGTGCTGAGCAACGCGTTCACTTGTCACACGTACAACAACATGGCGTTCGTGTTGTCGCGGTTAAAGGAAGTCGACACCACGGCGCGCAACAATATGGAAGTGGGCACAAAGCACGAAAGGCTCGACGATATGCTGGAAGACGTGCGCATGACGTTCGAAGTGTTCATGGACAAGATGGCCGTGGTGGATGGCGATCTAAAAGTGTTGTCCAGCGGGTTGTACGACTACGACAGCGGGCACGAGGAAGGCAGCGACATCGTGCAGATAAACGTGCTCGAGGCTTTGCTGAAAGAGGTAGACGAAAAGTTGGCCGATGACTGTCACAAGACCTCCGAAGAAGAAATAATCGGGTACATGAAACAGTGCTACACCGCCCAGATCGGCGAACACCAGAGTCTGGACGCCGCGCTGACGGATTTCAATAATCTCATCAGCTGCGTGATAGAAATATATGACTTGTTTAACGTTCAAACGATGCCCATGGAGACTTGGTTACGAGTTCTCGAGTACAGAGTACCgatcagtaaaaaaataaacttgtttGTGGACGATAAGGCGTATGAGAGAACTCGCGAAAGTGCAATGTCAGAGCGATTGAAAGCCGCAATAAAACAGGCAAGAACAGAAGAATCGGAGGAACAGGCtgcacttaaaaaaataaaaaagaaagagAAGAAAGAGgagaaattaaagaaaaaagccTTAAAGGAAAAACTAAAACTCGAGGAAAAACAGTCTAGTAGTAAACCACCGGAAGAAATTGAAGAAACacaaggataa